The proteins below are encoded in one region of Ereboglobus luteus:
- a CDS encoding TonB-dependent receptor plug domain-containing protein: MNSWLRKIQPSQTSQMKTKNDSQVGGACAHSRKLLIAGAAMLLSTTLAFGQATKPANETDDKKSDTVHLEKYEVTGSRIKRLDTETVSPVVVMTAESIEAKGFPTFADAIRSMSFNSGQALTPIDAGTSFTPGISTFNLRGLGNNSSLILLNGRRAAAYGAPGFNGFQSMFDLNSTPDAAIESVELLKDGGSAIYGSDAVAGVLNIKLRKDYQGTQAAVSYADYFNTSASVKMASILAGATSGKASVLVAANWREQGGIQARDLYYTRNADNTAVAHKAKPYYAITGPGDISGILNTYGFTNPIDDEWFDNRSGTGYPGYVKVGGATYTFAEPTTAPTTGDAVNGQHLYNYQEDTNFLDERRTYSFYTRGQYNYSEYLVAALEVSLVHNESKSNSAAAPASLAAEFGDGANGRMIIPAHNPYNPWGVDLSEGARRLVETNGRYNDVSSDSPRILFTLGGKLPEFSIFQDWNWEVGVLYSRSSVTNTNPGTVPDYKLQQALNGLVSDGKGGLTYDPRAALNNRVYFNWFGVNDAAMGDFLSVTNPIDYKNQLTSYDFRADGPIAHLPAGDIGLSIGAEHYVQKQSVSQTDLNETGNVVGGAHGMGWQGSRTVNAVYAEIAVPITKWLEAQVAGRYETYSDDGFQERVRPKVGIKIRPLDWLLLRASYAQSYKAPDLAYLYASQTVTFTSSMYADPGYLTDPKKQLEVHVVGDRNLKPETTDTYYVGIAVEPQRGKLKGFTASVDFFRYQQKNLLSQFTSFYSYNSIMTYALQGLDPFVSMVIRADPLPGDTGPGQLLYIENPYTNISDRHQVGYDFEASYRWHTDKWGDYRVSAQGTYTHSDKINGNSALGNAISRRFNGNVGLSWKRRDWSANVNCFYIRGAKDNMTLANFGGDYGIFYIGYKIKDQYIFNGQITYSGFWRTNITLGVTNIFNQRPPVDPTGSGGAMADGVNWTLPAMWTLKISKSF, translated from the coding sequence ATGAACTCTTGGCTGCGCAAAATCCAACCAAGCCAAACAAGCCAAATGAAGACCAAGAATGACTCCCAAGTCGGGGGCGCATGTGCGCACTCGCGTAAATTGTTAATTGCCGGAGCCGCCATGCTCCTTTCAACGACGCTGGCTTTTGGCCAGGCGACAAAGCCAGCAAATGAAACCGACGACAAGAAAAGCGATACGGTGCATCTTGAAAAATATGAGGTGACAGGTTCGCGCATCAAACGTTTGGACACAGAAACAGTCAGTCCTGTTGTTGTAATGACTGCAGAGAGCATAGAGGCTAAAGGTTTTCCCACGTTTGCGGATGCTATTCGCTCAATGTCGTTTAATAGTGGACAGGCGCTTACCCCCATTGACGCAGGCACCAGTTTTACCCCCGGCATCAGCACATTCAACCTTCGTGGTCTCGGCAACAACAGTTCGCTTATTCTCCTGAATGGGCGTCGAGCTGCTGCTTATGGTGCTCCAGGGTTCAACGGATTTCAATCCATGTTCGACCTTAATAGCACGCCTGACGCGGCAATTGAGTCCGTTGAACTCCTTAAAGACGGTGGATCCGCCATTTATGGCTCCGATGCTGTTGCCGGTGTGCTGAATATTAAACTCCGCAAGGATTATCAGGGCACTCAAGCCGCCGTTTCCTACGCCGACTACTTTAACACTTCAGCTTCTGTCAAAATGGCCTCAATTCTTGCTGGTGCCACATCAGGCAAAGCCAGCGTGTTGGTTGCCGCCAACTGGCGTGAACAAGGTGGTATCCAAGCCAGAGATCTTTATTATACGCGCAATGCGGACAACACTGCCGTCGCCCATAAAGCCAAGCCCTATTATGCGATTACGGGCCCCGGCGATATTAGTGGCATTCTTAATACTTATGGGTTTACGAATCCGATTGACGACGAATGGTTCGACAACCGCTCTGGCACTGGATATCCCGGTTATGTTAAAGTGGGCGGCGCTACATATACATTCGCGGAACCGACAACTGCCCCGACGACTGGTGATGCAGTGAACGGTCAGCATCTATATAATTATCAGGAAGACACAAACTTCCTTGATGAACGGCGCACGTATTCCTTCTACACACGCGGGCAATATAATTATTCAGAATACTTGGTTGCTGCGCTCGAAGTGAGTCTTGTGCACAATGAGTCCAAGAGCAATTCCGCTGCGGCTCCCGCTTCTCTCGCCGCGGAATTTGGAGATGGTGCCAATGGTCGGATGATAATCCCCGCACATAATCCGTATAATCCGTGGGGTGTTGATCTTTCCGAGGGTGCCCGCCGTCTGGTTGAAACCAATGGCCGCTATAATGATGTGAGTTCTGACTCGCCGCGCATTCTCTTTACCCTTGGCGGCAAACTTCCCGAGTTCAGTATTTTTCAGGACTGGAACTGGGAAGTTGGCGTGCTCTATAGTCGTAGCAGTGTTACCAACACCAACCCGGGAACCGTTCCCGATTACAAACTACAGCAGGCACTCAATGGGCTTGTGTCTGATGGCAAGGGCGGATTGACCTATGATCCTAGAGCGGCATTAAATAACCGTGTATATTTCAACTGGTTTGGTGTGAATGATGCCGCCATGGGGGATTTTCTCTCAGTAACGAACCCCATTGATTACAAGAACCAGCTCACCAGTTATGATTTTCGTGCGGATGGACCTATTGCCCATCTGCCTGCCGGTGATATCGGTCTTTCCATCGGTGCCGAGCACTATGTCCAAAAGCAGAGTGTCAGTCAAACCGACCTTAATGAAACAGGCAATGTTGTCGGTGGCGCCCATGGTATGGGGTGGCAAGGTTCTCGCACAGTGAATGCTGTCTATGCAGAAATTGCCGTGCCGATTACAAAATGGTTGGAGGCTCAAGTTGCCGGTCGGTATGAAACATACAGCGATGATGGGTTCCAAGAGCGTGTTCGCCCTAAAGTGGGCATCAAAATTCGCCCGCTGGACTGGCTTCTCCTTCGTGCATCCTATGCGCAATCTTACAAGGCGCCTGACCTCGCCTATTTGTATGCCTCCCAGACGGTAACTTTCACATCTTCAATGTATGCTGATCCCGGTTATCTCACTGATCCCAAAAAGCAACTTGAAGTCCATGTCGTTGGTGACCGCAATCTCAAGCCCGAGACAACTGACACCTACTATGTTGGTATTGCCGTCGAACCGCAACGCGGTAAACTTAAGGGCTTTACAGCATCCGTCGATTTCTTCCGTTATCAACAAAAGAACCTGCTCTCGCAGTTCACTTCTTTCTATAGCTACAACAGCATCATGACCTACGCGCTGCAGGGCCTTGATCCATTTGTGAGCATGGTTATTCGCGCTGACCCGCTTCCCGGTGACACCGGCCCCGGACAGTTGCTCTATATTGAGAACCCTTATACCAATATCTCGGATCGTCACCAAGTTGGGTATGATTTCGAGGCATCATATAGATGGCATACTGACAAGTGGGGCGACTATCGTGTCTCTGCTCAAGGCACCTATACCCACAGCGATAAAATCAATGGAAACAGTGCCCTTGGCAACGCAATCTCCCGTCGCTTTAATGGTAATGTTGGCCTCAGCTGGAAACGTCGTGATTGGTCTGCGAATGTAAACTGTTTCTACATTCGCGGTGCCAAGGATAACATGACGCTCGCCAACTTTGGTGGTGATTATGGTATTTTCTATATTGGATATAAGATCAAGGATCAGTATATCTTTAACGGACAAATCACCTACAGTGGCTTCTGGCGCACCAATATCACACTTGGTGTGACCAATATCTTCAACCAGCGTCCGCCTGTTGATCCGACTGGCAGCGGTGGCGCGATGGCTGACGGTGTCAACTGGACGCTTCCCGCCATGTGGACATTGAAAATCTCCAAGTCCTTCTGA
- a CDS encoding alpha/beta hydrolase family protein yields MKLRQLFVSCFIFVLGIGMASQSAAVEKLAVEDFFKETAYGGVSISPDGRKLAISIRYKERLALGVIDVKTKQPKLLTAPEDFDVTGMMWVGNNRILFTGIVPGDKFLPKRANGGIYAIDADGKNSRTLLESIDQQVARGIRTGRFGDILARYGKSTDEVLITYNGNNEKEPDVYRLNVRTGSKTIVASNPGKVMGYLADHNGVIRIAYGYKGLERFILYRETQKSEWREIGRFKTGVDGFKNAVLPQVFDSENKLLYVTVYRGDALTASIALYDPVKNEIVKELYSNDTYDIGPTLSSFDNRLIGYGYEGARGDVAVYVEKKYSDLQSMLEQEFPGMNVSIVSTSEDETIGVVAVRSDKDPGTLYLLNTKDLTIEKLIRPRDWINPAQMAEMRPITFQARDGLTIHGYLTLPAGVEPRDLPLIVNPHGGPWHVRDQWGFNPEVQFLANRGYAVLQINFRISAGYGKKFEYAGYGQWGLAMQDDLTDGVKWAISQGYADPKRIAIYGASYGGFATMAGLAFTPELYRCGINYVGVTDVRLLLKRMNPSWETSRAEIEAMAGFEKGGDNEILDKTSPMKNADLIKVPVFFSYGELDPRVDLKHGTRFISKLKSNGIPVEVMIKNNEEHGFRDLKNQVEFYSTMEQFLAKYMN; encoded by the coding sequence ATGAAATTACGACAACTGTTTGTCTCTTGTTTTATTTTTGTTCTCGGGATCGGAATGGCCTCTCAATCTGCTGCCGTGGAAAAATTGGCGGTCGAGGATTTCTTTAAAGAGACAGCCTATGGTGGCGTAAGCATCTCTCCTGATGGCCGCAAGCTGGCGATTTCGATCCGATACAAAGAGCGGCTGGCGCTTGGAGTGATTGATGTTAAGACCAAACAACCCAAGCTATTGACGGCTCCGGAAGATTTTGATGTCACGGGCATGATGTGGGTTGGAAACAATCGCATTTTATTCACAGGAATTGTCCCAGGAGATAAGTTTTTACCAAAAAGAGCCAATGGGGGGATCTATGCGATTGATGCTGATGGAAAAAACTCACGAACTTTGCTGGAGAGCATTGACCAGCAGGTTGCAAGAGGGATAAGGACCGGACGTTTTGGCGATATTTTGGCGCGCTATGGCAAGTCAACAGATGAAGTTTTAATAACATATAATGGAAATAATGAAAAAGAACCTGATGTATATCGTCTTAACGTGCGCACGGGTTCGAAAACCATAGTTGCCTCCAATCCCGGCAAGGTAATGGGGTATCTGGCTGACCATAATGGCGTTATTCGCATTGCATACGGATACAAAGGATTGGAGCGTTTTATATTATATCGGGAAACCCAAAAGAGCGAGTGGCGAGAAATCGGGCGTTTTAAAACCGGAGTGGATGGGTTTAAAAATGCCGTTTTACCCCAAGTGTTTGATAGTGAAAATAAATTGTTGTATGTGACGGTATACCGGGGGGATGCCCTGACCGCCAGCATAGCCCTTTATGATCCGGTCAAGAACGAGATTGTTAAGGAACTCTATTCTAACGATACGTATGATATCGGTCCTACGCTTTCTTCCTTCGATAACAGATTGATTGGTTACGGATATGAAGGAGCTCGCGGTGACGTGGCGGTATATGTCGAGAAAAAGTATTCTGATTTGCAATCAATGCTTGAACAGGAGTTTCCCGGCATGAATGTCAGCATAGTCAGCACCAGTGAAGATGAGACGATAGGGGTTGTTGCTGTTAGAAGTGACAAAGATCCCGGAACTTTGTATCTTTTGAATACTAAAGACCTGACAATAGAAAAGCTCATTCGCCCGCGTGACTGGATCAATCCGGCACAAATGGCGGAAATGCGGCCTATCACATTTCAAGCCCGGGATGGGCTTACAATACATGGTTATCTCACACTTCCTGCCGGAGTGGAGCCCCGCGATTTGCCGCTTATTGTAAATCCACACGGAGGGCCATGGCATGTGCGTGATCAATGGGGATTTAATCCAGAAGTGCAATTTTTGGCCAATCGCGGCTATGCGGTCTTGCAGATTAATTTTCGCATATCTGCGGGATATGGAAAGAAATTTGAGTATGCAGGTTACGGTCAGTGGGGACTTGCCATGCAGGATGACCTTACTGATGGAGTAAAATGGGCTATATCCCAAGGTTATGCCGACCCTAAGCGTATTGCAATTTATGGTGCCAGTTATGGTGGTTTTGCCACAATGGCCGGCCTTGCATTTACGCCCGAACTCTATCGTTGTGGAATTAACTACGTGGGGGTGACCGATGTGAGATTGTTGCTCAAGAGAATGAATCCAAGCTGGGAAACCTCCCGCGCTGAAATCGAAGCCATGGCTGGATTTGAAAAAGGCGGGGACAATGAGATTCTGGACAAAACATCACCAATGAAGAACGCCGATTTGATAAAAGTCCCCGTATTTTTCTCTTATGGTGAACTTGATCCCCGGGTGGATCTGAAACATGGCACGCGTTTCATATCAAAACTGAAATCAAACGGCATTCCTGTCGAGGTCATGATTAAAAACAACGAGGAGCATGGTTTTCGTGATCTCAAAAACCAAGTTGAATTTTATTCAACCATGGAGCAATTCCTTGCGAAATATATGAATTGA